The Lonchura striata isolate bLonStr1 chromosome 12, bLonStr1.mat, whole genome shotgun sequence genome includes a region encoding these proteins:
- the COPG1 gene encoding coatomer subunit gamma-1 isoform X2, translated as MLFEDYLLQGGNSNPFQHLEKSAVLQEARVFNETPINPRKCAHILTKILYLINQGEHLGVMEATESFFAMTKLFQSSDPTLRRMCYLTIKEMSSIAEDVIIVTSSLTKDMTGKDDNYRGPAVRALCQITDSTMLQAIERYMKQAIVDKVPSVSSSALVSSLHLLKTSYDVVKRWVNEAQEAASSDNIMVQYHALGLLYHVRKNDRLAVNKMLSKFTRHGLKSPFAYCLMIRIASKLLEEEAGSRDSPLFDFIESCLRNKHEMVVYEAASAIVNLPNCTAKELAPAVSVLQLFCSSPKAALRYAAVRTLNKVAMKHPSAVTACNLDLENLVTDSNRSIATLAITTLLKTGSESSIDRLMKQISSFMSEISDEFKVVVVQAINALCQKYPRKHAVLMNFLFTMLREEGGFEYKRAIVDCIISIIEENSESKETGLSHLCEFIEDCEFTVLATRILHLLGQEGPKTNNPSKYIRFIYNRVVLEHEEVRAGAVSALAKFGAQNEEMLPSILVLLRRCVMDDDNEVRDRATFYLNVLEQKQKALNAGYILNGLTVSIPGLERALHQYTLEPSEKPFDLKSVPLATAPIIEQRAENAPVAVVKQPEKVAATRQEIFQEQLGAIPEFRGLGPLFKSSPEPVALTELETEYVVRCTKHTFVNHMVFQFDCTNTLNDQILENVTVQMEPTEGYEVIGYIPAKTLVYNQPGTCYTLVALSEEDPTAVACTFSCMMKFTVKDCDPNTGETDDEGYEDEYVLEDLEVTVADHIQRVLKPNFGAAWDEVGDEFEKEETFTLSAIKTLEEAVSNIVKFLGMQPCERSDKVPDNKNSHTLYLAGVFRGGHDLLVRSRLVLTDTVTMQVTARSAEELPVDVIMASVG; from the exons ATGCTCTTCGAAGACTACCTGCTGCAGG GTGGGAATTCCAACCCATTCCAGCACCTGGAGAAGAGTGCAGTCTTGCAAGAG GCTCGAGTGTTTAATGAGACTCCCATAAACCCACGAAAATGTGCTCATATCCTCACCAAGATCTTGTATCTCATAAACCAg GGGGAGCACCTTGGTGTCATGGAAGCTACCGAATCCTTCTTTGCTATGACCAAGCTGTTTCAGTCCAGTGAT CCAACTCTTCGCAGGATGTGTTACCTCACTATCAAAGAGATGTCTTCTATTGCAGAAGATGTGATCATTGTTACTAGCAG CTTAACCAAAGACATGACTGGGAAGGATGACAATTACCGAGGCCCTGCTGTGAGAGCACTCTGTCAGATCACTGAT agtACCATGTTGCAGGCCATTGAGCGCTACATGAAGCAGGCAATTGTTGACAAagtacccagtgtgtccagctctgctctaGTGTCTTCTTTG CACTTGCTGAAGACCAGTTATGATGTGGTAAAGCGCTGGGTGAATGAGGCTCAGGAGGCAGCTTCCAGTGACAACATCATGGTGCAG TATCACGCCCTGGGCCTGCTGTACCATGTGCGGAAGAACGACCGCCTGGCAGTCAACAAGATGCTCAGCAAGTTTACACGCCACGGCCTCAAGTCCCCATTTGCCTACTGCTTGATGATCCGAATAGCCAgcaagctgctggaggaggaggctggCAG CCGCGATAGCCCTCTGTTTGATTTCATTGAGAGCTGCCTGAGAAACAAGCATGAGATGGTGGTGTATGAAGCTGCATCTGCCATTGTTAACCTGCCCAACTGCACTGCCAAGGAGCTGGCTCCAGCTGTCTCAG TTCTGCAGCTGTTCTGCAGCTCCCCAAAAGCAGCACTAAGATATGCAGCCGTCCGTACCCTCAACAAG gtggCCATGAAGCACCCATCTGCTGTGACTGCCTGTAACCTGGACCTGGAGAACCTTGTGACAGACTCCAACCGCAGCATAGCCACCCTGGCCATCACCACGCTGCTGAAAACCGGCAGTGAGAGCAGCATTGACCGCCTCATGAAGCAGATCTCCTCTTTCATGTCAGAAATCTCAGATGAGTTCAAA GTGGTAGTGGTGCAGGCCATCAATGCTCTGTGTCAGAAGTACCCACGCAAACACGCTGTCCTCATGAACTTCCTCTTCACGATGCTTCGGGAGGAG GGTGGCTTTGAATACAAGAGAGCCATCGTGGACTGCATCATCAGCATTATTGAGGAGAACTCAGAGAGCAAAGAGACAGGCCTGTCTCACCTCTGTGAATTCATTGAGGACTGCGAGTTCACTGTGCTGGCCACTCGTATCCTCCACCTCTTGGGGCAGGAAGGGCCCAAAACCAACAACCCCTCCAAATACATTCGCTTCATCTACAACAGGGTTGTTCTGGAGCATGAAGAAGTTCGGGCAG GTGCTGTAAGTGCCCTTGCCAAGTTTGGAGCTCAAAATGAGGAGATGTTACCCAGTATCTTGGTGTTACTGAGAAG GTGTGTGATGGATGATGACAATGAAGTGAGAGACAGAGCCACCTTCTACCTGAATGTTCTGGAGCAGAAGCAGAAGGCCCTCAATGCTGGCTACATCCTGAATG GGTTGACGGTGTCCATCCCTGGCCTGGAGAGGGCTCTGCATCAGTACACCCTGGAGCCCTCTGAGAAACCCTTTGACTTGAAATCTGTTCCTTTGGCAACAGCTCCTATAATTGAGCAAAGAGCAG AAAATGCCCCTGTTGCTGTAGTGAAACAGCCAGAGAAAGTGGCAGCAACACGGCAAGAAATATTCCAAG AGCAACTGGGGGCCATCCCAGAGTTTCGGGGACTGGGCCCACTCTTCAAGTCTTCCCCAGAGCCTGTGGCCCTGACAGAGCTGGAGACAGAGTATGTGGTTCGTTGCACAAAGCATACCTTTGTCAACCACATGGTGTTCCAG TTTGACTGCACGAACACCCTGAATGATCAGATCCTGGAGAATGTCACAGTGCAGATGGAGCCAACAGAGGGGTATGAGGTCATTGGCTACATACCTGCCAAAACCCTGGTGTACAACCAGCCAGGTACCTGCTACACGCTGGTGGCATTGTCTGAAGAGGATCCGACAGCAG TGGCCTGCACATTCAGCTGCATGATGAAGTTCACTGTCAAGGACTGTGATCCCAACACGGGCGAGACGGATGACGAGGGTTATGAGGATGAGTATGTG CTTGAAGACCTGGAGGTCACAGTGGCTGATCACATCCAGCGAGTTCTGAAGCCAAactttggagcagcctgggatgaagTGGGTGATGagtttgaaaaggaagaaacctTTACTTTATCTGCTATTAAAACCCTTGAAG AGGCAGTGAGCAATATTGTGAAGTTCCTGGGGATGCAGCCCTGTGAGCGGTCAGATAAAGTGCCAGATAACAAGAACTCTCACACGCTGTACCTGGCAG GTGTGTTCCGGGGTGGCCATGACCTCCTGGTGCGGTCTCGTCTCGTTCTCACCGACACGGTGACGATGCAGGTCACGGCCCGCAGTGCAGAGGAGCTCCCTGTGGATGTGATCATGGCTTCCGTCGGATAA
- the COPG1 gene encoding coatomer subunit gamma-1 isoform X1, translating to MLKKFDKKDEESGGNSNPFQHLEKSAVLQEARVFNETPINPRKCAHILTKILYLINQGEHLGVMEATESFFAMTKLFQSSDPTLRRMCYLTIKEMSSIAEDVIIVTSSLTKDMTGKDDNYRGPAVRALCQITDSTMLQAIERYMKQAIVDKVPSVSSSALVSSLHLLKTSYDVVKRWVNEAQEAASSDNIMVQYHALGLLYHVRKNDRLAVNKMLSKFTRHGLKSPFAYCLMIRIASKLLEEEAGSRDSPLFDFIESCLRNKHEMVVYEAASAIVNLPNCTAKELAPAVSVLQLFCSSPKAALRYAAVRTLNKVAMKHPSAVTACNLDLENLVTDSNRSIATLAITTLLKTGSESSIDRLMKQISSFMSEISDEFKVVVVQAINALCQKYPRKHAVLMNFLFTMLREEGGFEYKRAIVDCIISIIEENSESKETGLSHLCEFIEDCEFTVLATRILHLLGQEGPKTNNPSKYIRFIYNRVVLEHEEVRAGAVSALAKFGAQNEEMLPSILVLLRRCVMDDDNEVRDRATFYLNVLEQKQKALNAGYILNGLTVSIPGLERALHQYTLEPSEKPFDLKSVPLATAPIIEQRAENAPVAVVKQPEKVAATRQEIFQEQLGAIPEFRGLGPLFKSSPEPVALTELETEYVVRCTKHTFVNHMVFQFDCTNTLNDQILENVTVQMEPTEGYEVIGYIPAKTLVYNQPGTCYTLVALSEEDPTAVACTFSCMMKFTVKDCDPNTGETDDEGYEDEYVLEDLEVTVADHIQRVLKPNFGAAWDEVGDEFEKEETFTLSAIKTLEEAVSNIVKFLGMQPCERSDKVPDNKNSHTLYLAGVFRGGHDLLVRSRLVLTDTVTMQVTARSAEELPVDVIMASVG from the exons ATGCTGAAGAAGTTCGACAAGAAGGACGAGGAGTCGG GTGGGAATTCCAACCCATTCCAGCACCTGGAGAAGAGTGCAGTCTTGCAAGAG GCTCGAGTGTTTAATGAGACTCCCATAAACCCACGAAAATGTGCTCATATCCTCACCAAGATCTTGTATCTCATAAACCAg GGGGAGCACCTTGGTGTCATGGAAGCTACCGAATCCTTCTTTGCTATGACCAAGCTGTTTCAGTCCAGTGAT CCAACTCTTCGCAGGATGTGTTACCTCACTATCAAAGAGATGTCTTCTATTGCAGAAGATGTGATCATTGTTACTAGCAG CTTAACCAAAGACATGACTGGGAAGGATGACAATTACCGAGGCCCTGCTGTGAGAGCACTCTGTCAGATCACTGAT agtACCATGTTGCAGGCCATTGAGCGCTACATGAAGCAGGCAATTGTTGACAAagtacccagtgtgtccagctctgctctaGTGTCTTCTTTG CACTTGCTGAAGACCAGTTATGATGTGGTAAAGCGCTGGGTGAATGAGGCTCAGGAGGCAGCTTCCAGTGACAACATCATGGTGCAG TATCACGCCCTGGGCCTGCTGTACCATGTGCGGAAGAACGACCGCCTGGCAGTCAACAAGATGCTCAGCAAGTTTACACGCCACGGCCTCAAGTCCCCATTTGCCTACTGCTTGATGATCCGAATAGCCAgcaagctgctggaggaggaggctggCAG CCGCGATAGCCCTCTGTTTGATTTCATTGAGAGCTGCCTGAGAAACAAGCATGAGATGGTGGTGTATGAAGCTGCATCTGCCATTGTTAACCTGCCCAACTGCACTGCCAAGGAGCTGGCTCCAGCTGTCTCAG TTCTGCAGCTGTTCTGCAGCTCCCCAAAAGCAGCACTAAGATATGCAGCCGTCCGTACCCTCAACAAG gtggCCATGAAGCACCCATCTGCTGTGACTGCCTGTAACCTGGACCTGGAGAACCTTGTGACAGACTCCAACCGCAGCATAGCCACCCTGGCCATCACCACGCTGCTGAAAACCGGCAGTGAGAGCAGCATTGACCGCCTCATGAAGCAGATCTCCTCTTTCATGTCAGAAATCTCAGATGAGTTCAAA GTGGTAGTGGTGCAGGCCATCAATGCTCTGTGTCAGAAGTACCCACGCAAACACGCTGTCCTCATGAACTTCCTCTTCACGATGCTTCGGGAGGAG GGTGGCTTTGAATACAAGAGAGCCATCGTGGACTGCATCATCAGCATTATTGAGGAGAACTCAGAGAGCAAAGAGACAGGCCTGTCTCACCTCTGTGAATTCATTGAGGACTGCGAGTTCACTGTGCTGGCCACTCGTATCCTCCACCTCTTGGGGCAGGAAGGGCCCAAAACCAACAACCCCTCCAAATACATTCGCTTCATCTACAACAGGGTTGTTCTGGAGCATGAAGAAGTTCGGGCAG GTGCTGTAAGTGCCCTTGCCAAGTTTGGAGCTCAAAATGAGGAGATGTTACCCAGTATCTTGGTGTTACTGAGAAG GTGTGTGATGGATGATGACAATGAAGTGAGAGACAGAGCCACCTTCTACCTGAATGTTCTGGAGCAGAAGCAGAAGGCCCTCAATGCTGGCTACATCCTGAATG GGTTGACGGTGTCCATCCCTGGCCTGGAGAGGGCTCTGCATCAGTACACCCTGGAGCCCTCTGAGAAACCCTTTGACTTGAAATCTGTTCCTTTGGCAACAGCTCCTATAATTGAGCAAAGAGCAG AAAATGCCCCTGTTGCTGTAGTGAAACAGCCAGAGAAAGTGGCAGCAACACGGCAAGAAATATTCCAAG AGCAACTGGGGGCCATCCCAGAGTTTCGGGGACTGGGCCCACTCTTCAAGTCTTCCCCAGAGCCTGTGGCCCTGACAGAGCTGGAGACAGAGTATGTGGTTCGTTGCACAAAGCATACCTTTGTCAACCACATGGTGTTCCAG TTTGACTGCACGAACACCCTGAATGATCAGATCCTGGAGAATGTCACAGTGCAGATGGAGCCAACAGAGGGGTATGAGGTCATTGGCTACATACCTGCCAAAACCCTGGTGTACAACCAGCCAGGTACCTGCTACACGCTGGTGGCATTGTCTGAAGAGGATCCGACAGCAG TGGCCTGCACATTCAGCTGCATGATGAAGTTCACTGTCAAGGACTGTGATCCCAACACGGGCGAGACGGATGACGAGGGTTATGAGGATGAGTATGTG CTTGAAGACCTGGAGGTCACAGTGGCTGATCACATCCAGCGAGTTCTGAAGCCAAactttggagcagcctgggatgaagTGGGTGATGagtttgaaaaggaagaaacctTTACTTTATCTGCTATTAAAACCCTTGAAG AGGCAGTGAGCAATATTGTGAAGTTCCTGGGGATGCAGCCCTGTGAGCGGTCAGATAAAGTGCCAGATAACAAGAACTCTCACACGCTGTACCTGGCAG GTGTGTTCCGGGGTGGCCATGACCTCCTGGTGCGGTCTCGTCTCGTTCTCACCGACACGGTGACGATGCAGGTCACGGCCCGCAGTGCAGAGGAGCTCCCTGTGGATGTGATCATGGCTTCCGTCGGATAA
- the HMCES gene encoding abasic site processing protein HMCES: MCGRTACSLAADNLRRACAYRDRRGRRRQPEWVRQERYQPSYNKGPQSSGPVLLSRRHLQQDADSSERVLMDMRWGLVPSWFKQDNPSKLQFNTSNCRSDTMLSKSSYKGALLKGKRCVVLADGFYEWQQHSGGKQPYFIYFPQTKDAMDKEMEGDEEWKGWRLLTMAGIFDCWEPPGGGEMLYTYTIITVDASKDVSFIHHRMPAILDGDEAIRKWLDFAEVPTQEAVKLIQPTENIVFHPVSTFVNNIRNNTPECVAPIELGAKKEVKATPSNKVMLGWLKSSQEGSPQKKENDLPKWKSQFIHSPSPKKTSADVLQQWLGKQGQPAAKKHKA; encoded by the exons ATGTGCGGCCGCACCGCCTGCTCGCTGGCCGCCGACAACCTCCGCCGGGCCTGCGCCTACCGCGAccgccgcggccggcggcggcagcCCGAGTGGGTGCGGCAGGAGCGCTACCAGCCCTCCTACAACAAGGGCCCGCAGTCCAGCGGCCCCGTGCTGCTCTCCCGCCGCCACCTCCAGCAG GATGCTGACTCCTCCGAGCGGGTCCTCATGGACATGCGCTGGGGCCTGGTGCCCTCCTGGTTCAAACAGGACAACCCCTCCAAACTGCAGTTCAACACCTCCAACTGCCGCAGCGATACCATGCTGAGCAAGTCCTCCTACAAG GGTGCTCTCCTCAAGGGCAAGCGCTGCGTGGTCCTGGCAGATGGCTTCTACGagtggcagcagcacagtgggGGGAAGCAACCCTATTTCATTTACTTCCCCCAGACCAAGGATGCCATG GACAAGGAGATGGAGGGAGATGAAGAATGGAAAGGATGGAGGTTGCTTACTATGGCTGGGATTTTTGACTGCTGGGAGCCACCAGGGGGAGGAGAAATGCTGTACACTTACACCATCATCACTGTGGATGCTTCCAAGGATGTGAGCTTCATCCATCACAG GATGCCAGCCATCCTGGATGGGGATGAAGCCATCAGGAAATGGCTGGACTTTGCTGAAGTGCCAACCCAAGAAGCTGTTAAACTCATCCAGCCCACAGAGAACATTGTTTTCCATCCAGTGTCCACCTTTGTCAACAACATCCGCAACAACACACCTGAGTGTGTTGCACCCATTGAGCTGGGAGCCAAGAAG GAGGTGAAAGCCACTCCAAGCAACAAAGTGATGTTGGGCTGGTTAAAAAGCTCCCAGGAGGGCTCTccccagaagaaagaaaacgATTTGCCCAAGTGGAAAAGTCAGTTCATCCACAGCCCTTCGCCCAAGAAAACCAGCGCAGATGTcctgcagcagtggctgggGAAGCAGGGACAGCCAGCTGCGAAGAAGCACAAGGCTTAG